The genomic stretch GGGCCCTCGCCACGATATTCTCCCCCTCCAGCTCCATCCCCTCGACGTTGACGAGGTCCCCCTCGGCAGGATCAGGGCGCCGGACGACGCGCAACACCTCCCCCGAGGGGATCCTGAGGAAGAGGGAGACGAGGTCGTGATAGCCGTCGTCCCGCCGCCCGGTCACCCGGAGGGAAAGGTTCAGCTTTGCAAAGGAAGGCAGGACGAAGCGCACGACGGCAATTCCCCCAAAAAGCTCGTGAAGATCATTCCATGAGCCCCCATGCCCCCTCCAGGAGTGAAGGAAGGAAAACCTGAAAAAAATATCCCCGGACCTCGTCCGGGGATATTTTACCTAAAACCCTAAACGCGAGTCACAATTTCAAGCTCGACCTCTCGGGTGAGTATCTCCGCGTAGCTGAAGGAGACGGTACTTGCACTGGACTCGTTGTACAAGGTGAAGAGCTTGGGATAGACGTCAAGAAGAATCCCCTCCGTCTCCTCGGTCCTGTTCCTCCCCTTGGACATTCGGCAACGAACCAGCCGGCCCTTATAGGAGAAAATCTCATCTTTGATGGATGTGAGCGTTCTCGGCACGAAACATCACTTCCTCAAACTCAGCTATGGTTAAGTATAACATAACCGGGAGAGAAAATGTCCCTCATCCATAATATGATATGGCCGACAAAGAATCCAGAGTCTCAATTCGCCCCGTCCGGAACGCAATCCGGCAAGGGGAAGCCCCTCCGGACCACCGGCACGGGGATATCCGCGCCCCGGGACAAAATGTAATGATTCTCCCCCCTGCGGTCCAGCAGGACGGGATAGCCGTCGCGCGTAACGGTCCCCAGGACCTCGGGATTGCGGCGCGGACGCACGTCCATCGTAAAGCCGTCCCCGCAGTCGGAGACGGTGATGACCGCCGGGACGGGGTCCGGGGGCAACGCGCCGGCGGGGACCGCCGCAAGCAGGGAAAACGAACAGGCCAGGAGCGCACCCGGAACACGGAAGGCCAGCCTCTTCATCGGGACGGCACGACCTCCCCCATCCAGTAATATCCCCATTCCGTCGCCTGCTGCGCCAGCACGGGCATATCCGCCTCGTACCAGATGAACCGATTGCGCTTGACCATCCGCGTGAGCTCGTAGAGCTGCCCCTTGAGGGCATCCACCGGGCGCTGATCGGCACGCGGGGTAATCTGGTACCAGCTCCGTCCCGTCCAGACATAGATCGCCCTGGGGAGGTTCCCCTTCCAGGCGACGGGGACCGCGGGGTTGTGCAGGACACCCATACGGTCGACGCTGCTCTGCCAGTTCCCGATCGCCATGAAGCGGGGATTGAAGCTCCAGTCCGGCACCCACGTGGAATGGGTCTCGCCTCCGGCGGAACGCGAGGGCGGAAGGCCGGGCTGGCGCACGGCCGCAACCTCGGGGGGCGGCACCGTGACATGCGACGAAATCTGAGCCGGGCGCACCCAGGGGACGATCCCCGCCATGGAGGGTACAACCGAGCCGACGATGTAGTTCGTCGGGTTCAGGTTGGGGCCGGACGCGGTGCCATACACCCAGACCCCATCCCTGTTCTTCGTCACGGGGTAGCCGTCGAAGGTCACATACCAGTTCTTCGGCATGTTGTAGGGCCGGTACACGTAGAACTGCATCCCGGCATAGGACGGCTGCGCCACCAGCAGGGGCTCGGCCACGTAAACCCTGGCCTCTGCCGGCAGGGCCAAAACCATCAAAAGGCCCGAAAGCAAACAGGTGATCGGACCGAAACGCCGAAGGGGCAACAACACCATCACTCCTCGTCTTTTCCTGCGGAACTGCGGACCGCCGACAAATACGGCAAGCTGTGCGTCGTCATCGGGCGAGGAGGATCTGCCCCATCCACCGGTAGCCCCAGACTGCAGCGTGCTGGGCAAGGACGTTCATATCCTGATCCGTCCAGACCAGATTGTTCCTGTTGCTCATGCAGGCCAACTCGTACAACCTGCCGCGCAGCGCGTCCACAGGATGCTGGCAGTCCCGGAGGGATATCTGGTACCAGCTCCGCCCTGTCCAGGCATAGATCACATTGGGGCGGGCCCCCTTCCACGCCACGGGGACCGCAGGCTTGCCCAACACACCGATGCGATCCACGCTCCTCCCCCATCCCCCGATGGCCACGAAATTGGGATTATGAACCCAGCAGGGAACATAGACGGGAGCGGCGACGACGGCGATCGGAGCAACGGCCGGCGCGGCGACAGGAGCACAGGCTGGCGCCGCGACCCACGGCACCAGCCCAACCACGGAGGGAACGATCGACCCTACGATATAGGCGGTCGGCACGATATTCGCCCCGACGCAGGAACCATAGACCCAAATGCCATCCGCATTCCTGAAGACGGGGTAGCCGTCGTAGGTCGCATACCACCCGCCAGGGATGTTATAGGGGCGATAAACGTAAAACTGCATCCCCGAATAGGCGGGCTGCGTGATCAGGATCGGATCCGCGGCGTTCAGCCAAACGGCCGCGCCGCCAGTCCCCTCCACCGCAAAGGCCATCAGGAAAGCCAACACCAACAGGGACGGCACCTTAACTGCAAAACGCCTGCTCTTCATCTCTCACTCGCTCCTTCTTTTGAGATAGACGCGAAAAAAGGTCCCGAGGTCCCCCTCGGGGGACTGTCAGGAAAGGGGCTGCGAAATCCTTTTCGTTAGGGCCCCAATCTCCCTTTTTGCCGTTCATTTTTTATCCGCCGGCAACGGAGGAAGGTAAACCGGCCGATCCCCCGACGCCGGGCCTGCCGACGCCGTCCCAGGGACGGGAGGCTGATAGGCCGGGGCCTCCCTCGAGACGACCTCACCTCCGACGGGAGGAATCCCTGCCGTGGAAGCCGCGCCCGGCACCGTGTCCCCAGCCCTCACATCGGGCAACGGGGGCTGATAGACGGGAGCCCCACCGGGCTGCACGCCCACGGGAGCGGAGGGAACCGGCGGTACCGTCTGAGGGACGGGGCCCGGGTTCCCGCCCGCCGGAAAGGCGACGCCAACCTCCAGCGCGGGAGGCGGCGCCAGGGGGACAACCCGGGACTCGGGCGGCGCATAGGCGGGCTCGCCGCCCTCCAAAAGCCTTTCCCGCCCCGGCGGGACATAGACCGAGGGCTGCCACGCGTCGCCGTCGAAGGGCCCCGCTCCGGGCTCCGGAGGGGTGTAGAGCGGAACCTTGGGCAGCTCGGGATCGATAGGAGGCCGAACGGGCCGGCGCCGTGCCTGGGGGGAATCGGGAGGGATGGTGGCGATCCCGTGGTTGTTCGTGGGGATGGGGTAGACCCGCGCCGGACGCTTGGGGTCCCACAGGGGCACACGCTCCCCGTCCCCGGGATAGACGACAACGCGCGAGAACGGCTCGAAGCCGGGGTCCAGCTCCATCGCCTTGCGATAGAAGAACTGGGCCTGCTCGAACTGGGCCGTCCTCTCGTGGTACATCCCGTACCAATACCACGCCTCGGGATTACGCCGTTCCTCCTGCACGGCCTTCTGCAGCCACGGATACGCCGCCTCGTAACGCTCCTGGCGCATGAGGGCGATCCCCTGCCGCAGGGATGAGATGCGGGGGCGGGAGGGAACGGCCTTCCTCCGGGCCGGTGCCGGCGGGGTCTTTTTCTTTGCCTTCCTCGCCTTGGGTGCCGCTTTCTTTATCGGGGCCCTCTTCACCGATTTCCTGATGGGGGGCGGCGCCTCGTCGGCCGAAACGTTCCCATTGGC from uncultured Fretibacterium sp. encodes the following:
- a CDS encoding Veg family protein, encoding MPRTLTSIKDEIFSYKGRLVRCRMSKGRNRTEETEGILLDVYPKLFTLYNESSASTVSFSYAEILTREVELEIVTRV
- a CDS encoding tetratricopeptide repeat protein, giving the protein MGGYSRGSVRRFALLALLLGALVGCGPAWANGNVSADEAPPPIRKSVKRAPIKKAAPKARKAKKKTPPAPARRKAVPSRPRISSLRQGIALMRQERYEAAYPWLQKAVQEERRNPEAWYWYGMYHERTAQFEQAQFFYRKAMELDPGFEPFSRVVVYPGDGERVPLWDPKRPARVYPIPTNNHGIATIPPDSPQARRRPVRPPIDPELPKVPLYTPPEPGAGPFDGDAWQPSVYVPPGRERLLEGGEPAYAPPESRVVPLAPPPALEVGVAFPAGGNPGPVPQTVPPVPSAPVGVQPGGAPVYQPPLPDVRAGDTVPGAASTAGIPPVGGEVVSREAPAYQPPVPGTASAGPASGDRPVYLPPLPADKK